AAGTTGTGCACCCGCAGGCGCGGCGAGCCGTCGGAAAGAAGATCTTCGACCCCCGAGGGGCCGACCGCGGGGACGAACGCCTCGCGACCGTCGTCCAGACCGAGCGCGAAGAGATTCCTGTACTGGGGGTTCTCCACCAGCCGCCGGCGGATGTCCGCGTTCGTCCGCGGCCACTTGCCCCCGGGACCGCCTCCCGTCCAGAGCGTGCCGTTGATGTCCCCCACCAGCATGCGGACGAACACGATCCCTCGGCCGTCCGCCACGACGGGCCAGCCGCCCGTGAATTCCACGTGGGTTCCCGGCGAAAGCGTCGTGGGCTTCACCCGCCATGCGCGCGCGCCGTCCGTCTCGCGCACGGCGTGCACGTAAAGATCCGCCGTCGCGAAAATCGCCAGCTTCCGCGAACCCGAATACGCCGCGAGCGTCTGGGGCGCCGAACCCGCCGAATAAACCCACGCGCGGGTCATCGTCGCCCCGTCGACTTTGTGAAGCTCCCCCCGCTCGGTCAGCACATACGCCGCCCCGCCCGCCCAGAGCACCGGCTTGACGATCTTCCCGCCGGCGTCGTACGTCCCGAGGATCCCGCCGTCGGAAGCGCGGAACTTGTAGAGCACTCCCGACTCCGCTCCCGCGAACACCGCCGCTCCGGCCGGATCGTAGGCGGGCGTCGTCTGAAACGAAGCGCCGTCGAACCTCCATCCGACGCCTCCGTCGGTCTTCCGCAGGGCGTACAGCCCGCGGCTCCCCGCCGGGACGTAGACGTGCCGCCCTCCCGTGCAGGTGCGCGCCTCCCACGGAACGTGCGCCTGAGGCTGATGGTAGAAGTGGCCGCCTGTCCCTCCCTGCGCGTCCGGGCCGTTCCACGTCCAGGCCGGAGTCCACGGAGGCACGGGCTCTTCCGGCGAGTATCCCGTCCGCTGCGCGTCGTGGCCGTCCTGGGTCCATTCCTGGGCCGCCAGGACCAGAAGAAAAATCGCTTCCATCACGGAACCCTCGGTCCCTCACGGACCTTCACGGAGAAGGGGTCGATGACCGTCAGGTCTCCGGGCCGTTCCAGATAAATCGCCGGGTCTCCCTGATACCATCCGATCCGACCGCGGACCCGCACCTGCAGACCTTCGCGGACAAGCGTCTCCCGGTTCCGCCCCCACCGGCGGCCGAACTCGGGGCCGAAGCGCTCCCAGGCG
The sequence above is drawn from the Planctomycetota bacterium genome and encodes:
- a CDS encoding PQQ-binding-like beta-propeller repeat protein: MEAIFLLVLAAQEWTQDGHDAQRTGYSPEEPVPPWTPAWTWNGPDAQGGTGGHFYHQPQAHVPWEARTCTGGRHVYVPAGSRGLYALRKTDGGVGWRFDGASFQTTPAYDPAGAAVFAGAESGVLYKFRASDGGILGTYDAGGKIVKPVLWAGGAAYVLTERGELHKVDGATMTRAWVYSAGSAPQTLAAYSGSRKLAIFATADLYVHAVRETDGARAWRVKPTTLSPGTHVEFTGGWPVVADGRGIVFVRMLVGDINGTLWTGGGPGGKWPRTNADIRRRLVENPQYRNLFALGLDDGREAFVPAVGPSGVEDLLSDGSPRLRVHNFPVVRRVGDRELAYVLWRNGDTRDPNWDGRWDSHLGEMVLDAETVSGYQAGDLRFVQFEEHGFMVRITDEACPLTMAGDTIFHAHWGASEAARITERSAARGATRADPIRTTRHPVVLRRIQANGSYDPQTHWTTGSLTLYGDPRTWPGPGWWVYWNTLDPPTPARNAYSEGILPRYTYVSDGLVVVEGNGGDLMVFRHSGTAMPSPEGPPPPAPPGPPGSGSGAASPDSEDESDRCGCGFIRSRTERLCFLGAVGAAALLWGFGRGGGFGLWSAPGK